One window of Phycodurus eques isolate BA_2022a chromosome 8, UOR_Pequ_1.1, whole genome shotgun sequence genomic DNA carries:
- the dmrta2 gene encoding doublesex- and mab-3-related transcription factor A2: MDLRPEMQPAAVSSSAASASQMHAGAVAAVASIPVSMAGGLLRGPPLLLRAADKYPRTPKCARCRNHGVVSALKGHKRYCRWKDCMCAKCTLIAERQRVMAAQVALRRQQAQEENEARELQLLYGTAEGLALAAANGIIPSRPGFEVFASVHGAETCSNSDSSVQKFDLFPKGQASGPSTPGQAGGKQTPAESDSAPGISPPDGRHGGGSGSENGDSELFGHSPVAKPSKDGGDTPRSVSSLGSDSGSETDKDELQEPSPSPSPSPSPSSAASRHMHAIDILTRVFPTHKRSVLELVLQGCGKDVVQAIEQILNNPAQAAHHKTASEETWSGDRMLQTSQLPPSTSSSSSSSSTPNPTRPMLPGSMTLGNRSAFSPLQPNAPHFAAEPSAYPLGTHLGLNPLRLAYSAHSRGLAFMAPYSTAGLVPTLGFRPPMDYAFSDLIRDRTMLHKEQGYAGGLYGPLVNNTPDKQ; encoded by the exons ATGGATCTCAGACCGGAGATGCAGCCCGCCGCGGTCTCCTCCTCCGCGGCCTCCGCCTCTCAGATGCACGCCGGAGCGGTGGCGGCGGTAGCCTCCATCCCGGTGTCCATGGCGGGCGGCCTTCTGCGCGGGCCGCCGCTCCTGCTGCGCGCCGCCGACAAGTACCCGCGCACGCCCAAGTGCGCCCGGTGCCGCAACCACGGCGTGGTGTCGGCGCTCAAGGGCCACAAGCGCTACTGCCGCTGGAAGGACTGCATGTGCGCCAAGTGCACGCTCATCGCCGAGCGGCAGCGCGTCATGGCGGCGCAGGTGGCGCTCCGGAGGCAGCAGGCGCAGGAGGAGAACGAAGCCCGGGAGCTGCAGCTGCTCTACGGCACCGCCGAGGGGCTGGCCCTGGCGGCGGCCAACGGCATCATCCCGTCCCGGCCCGGCTTCGAGGTCTTCGCCTCGGTGCACGGCGCCGAGACCTGCAGCAATTCCG ATTCGAGCGTCCAGAAGTTCGACTTGTTCCCAAAGGGCCAAGCGTCCGGGCCCTCCACCCCTGGGCAGGCCGGCGGCAAGCAGACGCCCGCTGAGAGCGACTCCGCCCCGGGCATCTCGCCCCCGGACGGCCGGCACGGAGGAGGGTCCGGCTCCGAGAACGGAGACAGCGAGTTGTTCGGCCACTCGCCGGTGGCCAAGCCTTCGAAAGACGGCGGGGACACTCCCAGGTCCGTCAGCTCCCTCGGCTCGGACTCCGGTTCCGAGACCGACAAGGACGAGCTGCAGGAGCCGTCCCCGTCCCCGTCTCCGTCCCCGTCCCCGTCCTCCGCGGCCTCCAGGCATATGCACGCCATCGATATCCTCACCCGGGTGTTCCCCACCCACAAGCGCAGCGTGCTGGAGCTGGTCTTGCAGGGCTGCGGGAAGGACGTGGTGCAGGCCATCGAGCAGATCCTCAACAACCCAGCGCAGGCTGCCCACCACAAGACCGCCTCCGAGGAGACCTGGAGCGGCGATCGCATGCTGCAAACCTCGCAGCTGCCTccttccacctcctcctcctcctcctcctcctccactccGAACCCGACCCGACCCATGCTACCCGGCTCCATGACGCTCGGCAACCGCTCGGCCTTCTCGCCCCTGCAGCCCAACGCGCCGCACTTCGCAGCCGAGCCGAGCGCCTACCCGCTGGGCACCCACCTGGGACTCAACCCGCTGCGGTTGGCATACTCGGCGCACAGCCGGGGTCTGGCCTTCATGGCGCCCTACTCCACCGCCGGCCTCGTGCCCACCTTGGGCTTCAGACCCCCGATGGACTATGCCTTCAGCGACCTCATCCGGGACAGGACGATGTTGCACAAGGAGCAGGGCTACGCCGGAGGCCTCTACGGGCCTCTGGTCAACAACACGCCGGACAAACAGTGA